Proteins from one Drosophila gunungcola strain Sukarami unplaced genomic scaffold, Dgunungcola_SK_2 000132F, whole genome shotgun sequence genomic window:
- the LOC128265543 gene encoding programmed cell death protein 6: MSYNHEGMPDQQFLWNVFQRVDKDRSGHISADELQVALSNGTWSAFNPETIRLMIGMFDRENRGTVSFQDFGALWKYVTDWQNCFRSFDRDNSGNIDKTELKTALTSFGYRLSDHLIDVLLRKFDRFGRGTILFDDFIQCCIVLYTLTTAFRQHDTDMDGIITIHYEQFLSMVFALKI, encoded by the exons ATGTCATACAACCATGAAGGCATGCCAGACCAACAATTTCTTTGGAATGTGTTTCAAAG AGTCGATAAAGACAGGAGTGGTCATATCTCTGCTGATGAGCTACAAGTGGCTCTTTCGAATGGTACATGGTCTGCATTTAATCCCGAAACGATCCGTTTGATGATTGGAATGTTTGATCGGGAAAATAGAGGGACCGTTTCTTTTCAAGATTTTGGAGCGTTGTGGAAATATGTGACGGACTGGCAAAATTGCTTTCGATCATTCGATCGTGACAATTCAGGAAACATCGACAAAACTGAACTGAAGACAGCACTGACATCATTTGGTTACCGTTTATCCGACCACCTAATTGACGTTTTACTAAGAAAATTTGATCGCTTTGGACGTGGAACAATTCTTTTTGATGATTTTATTCAATGTTGCATTGTACTATAT aCTTTAACAACTGCATTCCGGCAACACGACACTGATATGGATGGGATCATAACCATACattatgaacaatttttaagcatggtttttgccttaaaaatataa